One window of the Atribacterota bacterium genome contains the following:
- the whiA gene encoding DNA-binding protein WhiA, which translates to MEFREILKSELYLLSPATEDTLRAELVGILRVGGIIERRENRVFLSFRHKDLALIKKGVVLVKKFYPEVPYMITEQKKQGINAGTFYILDLEIHDEEIFAQFGFGDVTPFLAVLETHGAFLTKGVFESRGYIAEPSKSYHLEIALPAEDIAQILLHHLKKRGMGFRLRDFRGEFRLYTKNAQSIATFLGYIGASQSYLLLEKIRVEKLTLDDLTRWVNCATSNLERVVESSLRQRQKIAQLDFHRLSPKLREIAYLRLRYPYASLREIGERCTPPLSKMDVFRCLKKLERLGE; encoded by the coding sequence TTGGAATTTCGAGAGATTCTGAAAAGTGAACTCTATCTGCTCTCACCGGCTACCGAAGACACCCTGCGGGCAGAACTCGTCGGGATTCTCAGGGTAGGAGGAATCATCGAGCGCAGGGAAAACCGCGTATTCCTCTCTTTTCGTCACAAAGACCTGGCTCTGATTAAAAAGGGCGTGGTTCTGGTGAAAAAATTCTACCCAGAAGTTCCCTACATGATTACCGAGCAAAAGAAGCAAGGAATCAATGCAGGTACCTTCTATATCCTGGACCTTGAGATTCACGACGAGGAAATTTTCGCCCAGTTCGGGTTTGGTGACGTGACTCCTTTTCTCGCTGTGCTGGAAACTCATGGTGCTTTCCTGACGAAGGGAGTCTTTGAATCCCGGGGATATATCGCAGAGCCTTCGAAAAGCTATCACCTGGAAATTGCACTCCCTGCAGAGGACATCGCCCAGATCCTCCTCCATCATCTGAAAAAACGGGGAATGGGGTTCCGATTGCGTGACTTCCGGGGCGAATTTCGTCTCTACACCAAGAACGCCCAGAGTATTGCTACGTTTTTGGGATATATTGGGGCTTCTCAAAGTTATCTACTTCTGGAAAAAATTCGGGTTGAGAAGCTGACTCTGGATGACCTTACCCGGTGGGTCAATTGCGCCACCTCGAATCTGGAAAGAGTGGTGGAGTCCTCTCTGCGGCAGCGACAAAAAATTGCTCAGCTTGATTTTCACCGCCTTTCCCCCAAACTCCGTGAGATTGCCTATTTGCGGTTGCGGTATCCGTATGCTTCCCTGCGGGAAATCGGGGAACGCTGTACTCCCCCTTTATCAAAAATGGACGTGTTCCGGTGTCTAAAAAAACTGGAAAGGCTGGGAGAATGA
- the tilS gene encoding tRNA lysidine(34) synthetase TilS has protein sequence MSRLESKVLDCVRKYSLLSPGDRILIAFSGGPDSVALTEILRRLQGEFSLEIALFHLNHGLRGREAERDEQFCRDFAQVRNLSIFVERRAVRVLQQEEKLSLEEAARKVRYLALREGAKRWGASKVALGHTLDDQVETMLMNLIRGTGLRGLSGMRVCSDIFIRPLLTSSKQEVLEFLQKERIPFVEDSSNQDVSLLRNRIRFVLGPLLEEFNPRFREAFLRLSLNLQEEMALPEAPIDFPWEMEGGTGRIPLDFLLLFSEKKRFLILRSFLGQVRGTLWDIGRVHLKAVEHIVEKQRGEVVLPGKFRVWVEEGYLYASLLSLPLAKIPRWEFSVVLPGQNVLQEIGFSIEGIFGKEAKVKDGWWVTFDFDRSVPPFMVRNFREGDRIWKGGKMKKVKEVFAEYGLFREWRERIPFLCDQEKILWIPGVALDERVRVQENSKRILGVVAKKCKG, from the coding sequence GTGTCTCGTTTAGAGAGTAAGGTTCTGGATTGCGTACGGAAGTACTCCCTGTTGTCCCCTGGCGATAGGATTTTAATTGCTTTCTCTGGTGGTCCAGATTCTGTGGCGTTGACCGAAATTCTAAGGCGTCTCCAGGGAGAATTTTCCCTGGAGATTGCCCTTTTCCACCTGAACCATGGACTGCGTGGAAGAGAAGCGGAGAGGGATGAACAATTCTGTCGAGATTTTGCCCAGGTTCGGAATCTTTCCATTTTTGTGGAGCGAAGAGCGGTGCGGGTTCTGCAACAGGAAGAAAAACTTTCTCTGGAAGAAGCAGCGCGGAAAGTCCGATATTTGGCGTTACGAGAAGGGGCAAAAAGGTGGGGCGCTTCTAAGGTGGCGTTAGGTCACACCCTGGATGACCAGGTGGAAACAATGCTCATGAACCTCATTCGGGGGACTGGACTTAGAGGTCTTTCGGGGATGAGGGTGTGCAGTGATATTTTTATTCGTCCTCTTCTCACCTCCTCAAAGCAGGAGGTGCTGGAGTTTTTGCAAAAGGAAAGGATACCTTTTGTGGAGGATAGTTCCAACCAGGATGTTTCTCTCCTGCGCAATCGGATTCGTTTCGTACTGGGACCACTTTTAGAGGAATTTAATCCTCGCTTTCGAGAAGCATTCCTGCGCCTTTCCTTGAATCTCCAGGAAGAGATGGCCCTTCCCGAAGCACCAATCGATTTTCCCTGGGAAATGGAGGGAGGAACGGGTCGGATACCACTTGATTTTTTATTGCTTTTCTCTGAAAAGAAGCGGTTTTTGATTCTCAGGAGCTTTCTTGGCCAGGTTCGGGGAACCCTCTGGGATATAGGAAGGGTGCATCTTAAGGCGGTGGAGCACATTGTGGAGAAGCAGAGGGGTGAAGTGGTGCTGCCGGGGAAGTTCCGGGTGTGGGTCGAAGAGGGATATCTTTATGCTTCTTTGCTCTCTCTTCCTCTGGCGAAAATTCCCCGGTGGGAATTTTCAGTTGTTCTACCTGGTCAGAATGTTCTGCAGGAAATTGGGTTTTCTATAGAGGGTATATTTGGGAAAGAGGCGAAGGTCAAGGATGGTTGGTGGGTCACCTTTGATTTTGATCGGAGCGTTCCACCCTTCATGGTGCGAAACTTTCGTGAGGGCGATCGAATATGGAAAGGCGGAAAGATGAAGAAAGTGAAAGAGGTTTTTGCGGAGTACGGTCTTTTCCGGGAATGGCGGGAACGGATTCCTTTTCTCTGTGATCAGGAAAAGATTCTCTGGATTCCTGGTGTTGCACTTGACGAAAGGGTCAGAGTTCAGGAAAATAGCAAGCGTATCCTTGGTGTGGTGGCGAAAAAGTGTAAGGGGTGA
- the uvrC gene encoding excinuclease ABC subunit UvrC, with protein sequence MGSLPQECGVYLFKNGRGEVIYVGKAVDIQKRVKSHFAGRNFSPFKEDMVAEIQGIDYLLTTTEHEALLLEEELIKTHQPRYNLRLKDDKSYPYIRIGIGETFPPIGFARRTTTREGLYFGPFTNAKKVREGIKLLRTLFLLRGCEIPESRFPLQRPCIDHEFRLCSAPCVGRISSRMYRENLERAVDFLNGDYESVITWLEGEMWKMADALDFESAARYRDHLEATRKIASRYRLVLPQPDDVDFLEAVCEENLGVVVVLRVRKGRLIGSESFVVESQALERVSLLRRFVEDFYFSHFSLPSRVCVDLEEVSSLNTLQDVLGLRISIASPLNRFEEEILEVAEENARKNLEVEREKKRKKEMWSEMVLEELRAVIGLGTLPKLIEGMDISTFQGDEAVGVVVSFREGVPYKKRYRKFLIRETDYPNDYEMLREVVQRYFNDLKRSSSPLPDLLLVDGGLGQLHVTTSTLRELGISLPVLALAKEWEEIYIPDQGEPLRLPPQSEVLQLLQRIRNEAHRFAITFHRLRRNKKLFSSVLLEVKGIGPERRRKLLSSYDTLLDILQVSPQEVSKNLRIPLPAVVDLQERLKEVAKLGISRDSEK encoded by the coding sequence ATCGGTAGCCTTCCCCAGGAATGCGGGGTGTACCTCTTTAAGAATGGTCGTGGCGAGGTCATTTATGTGGGAAAGGCTGTTGATATTCAGAAGCGGGTGAAGTCCCACTTTGCCGGCCGAAATTTTTCCCCTTTTAAGGAAGATATGGTGGCTGAAATTCAGGGTATTGACTACCTGCTCACGACCACCGAGCATGAAGCCCTGCTCCTTGAAGAGGAACTCATCAAAACTCATCAACCGCGCTATAACCTCCGCTTAAAGGATGATAAGAGCTATCCCTATATCCGGATTGGAATAGGTGAAACTTTTCCCCCCATTGGTTTCGCTCGAAGAACCACGACTCGGGAGGGACTCTATTTCGGTCCTTTCACCAATGCCAAAAAAGTTCGGGAAGGAATAAAACTGTTGCGCACCCTTTTCCTTTTGCGCGGTTGCGAGATTCCAGAGAGCCGTTTTCCTTTGCAAAGACCGTGTATCGACCACGAATTCCGTCTGTGCAGCGCTCCGTGCGTTGGTCGGATTTCTTCCAGGATGTATCGGGAAAACTTAGAAAGAGCTGTCGATTTTCTCAATGGAGATTACGAATCGGTTATAACGTGGCTGGAAGGAGAAATGTGGAAGATGGCTGATGCCCTGGACTTTGAATCAGCAGCCCGGTATCGGGACCACCTGGAGGCCACCAGAAAAATTGCTTCCCGTTACCGTCTGGTGCTCCCTCAGCCTGATGACGTGGATTTCCTGGAAGCAGTTTGTGAGGAGAATCTTGGTGTGGTGGTGGTGCTCAGAGTCCGTAAGGGAAGACTTATCGGCAGTGAGAGCTTTGTGGTGGAAAGTCAGGCCCTGGAACGGGTTTCGCTTTTGCGGAGATTCGTTGAAGATTTCTATTTTTCCCATTTTTCTCTTCCTTCGCGGGTGTGTGTAGACCTCGAGGAGGTGAGTTCACTCAATACGCTTCAGGATGTTTTGGGTTTGCGGATTTCCATTGCTTCCCCATTGAATCGCTTTGAGGAAGAAATTCTGGAAGTGGCCGAAGAGAATGCCCGGAAAAACCTCGAGGTGGAGAGGGAGAAAAAACGGAAAAAGGAAATGTGGTCGGAAATGGTTCTGGAAGAATTGCGTGCAGTGATTGGCCTTGGTACTCTCCCAAAACTCATTGAAGGCATGGATATTTCCACCTTTCAGGGTGATGAGGCAGTTGGGGTGGTGGTTTCGTTTCGAGAGGGGGTCCCATACAAAAAGCGTTATCGTAAGTTCCTCATCCGGGAAACCGACTACCCTAATGACTATGAGATGCTTCGAGAAGTGGTGCAGAGGTATTTTAACGACTTAAAGCGGTCTTCTTCACCCTTGCCGGATTTACTTTTGGTCGATGGGGGTCTGGGACAGTTGCATGTGACGACTTCAACTTTGCGGGAACTTGGGATTTCGCTACCAGTTCTTGCCTTGGCCAAGGAATGGGAAGAAATTTATATACCGGATCAGGGTGAACCCCTCCGATTGCCCCCTCAGTCCGAGGTGCTCCAGCTTTTACAGCGGATAAGGAATGAAGCACACCGTTTTGCCATCACCTTCCATCGGCTACGGCGGAACAAAAAGCTGTTCTCTTCTGTGCTTCTTGAGGTGAAAGGTATTGGTCCAGAACGACGCCGAAAGCTCCTTTCCAGTTACGATACGCTTCTCGATATCCTTCAGGTCTCGCCCCAGGAGGTGAGTAAAAACCTCCGCATTCCCCTCCCTGCGGTGGTGGATTTACAGGAACGTTTGAAAGAGGTGGCAAAGCTTGGAATTTCGAGAGATTCTGAAAAGTGA
- the hpt gene encoding hypoxanthine phosphoribosyltransferase: MEDCIERVLITREEIEHKVKELGERITQDYRGTELRVVGILRGAFIFMADLVRHIRVPLSVDFMSISSYGEEDESSGIVRILKDLDKPITRKHVLIVEDIVDTGLTMKHLKEVLTTRDPASLRVCALLNKEERRVVKDLTIDYLGFNIPNQFVVGYGLDFAERYRNYPFIFVLKPEYYRDGVHV, from the coding sequence GTGGAGGACTGTATCGAGCGAGTGCTCATTACTCGGGAAGAGATAGAACATAAGGTAAAAGAGCTGGGCGAACGCATTACCCAGGATTATCGGGGTACGGAATTGCGGGTGGTTGGTATTTTGCGCGGAGCATTTATTTTTATGGCGGATTTAGTACGACACATTCGAGTTCCCTTGAGTGTTGACTTTATGTCGATATCGAGTTACGGAGAAGAGGATGAATCCAGTGGCATCGTGAGGATTCTGAAAGATCTGGACAAGCCCATTACCCGTAAGCATGTGTTGATTGTAGAAGATATCGTCGACACCGGGTTAACGATGAAACATCTTAAGGAGGTTTTAACCACCAGAGATCCGGCCAGCCTCCGGGTCTGCGCACTCCTCAACAAGGAAGAACGGCGCGTCGTGAAGGATCTGACCATCGATTATCTGGGATTCAATATCCCCAACCAGTTTGTGGTGGGTTATGGCCTTGACTTCGCCGAGCGTTACCGGAATTATCCGTTTATTTTTGTTTTGAAACCGGAGTATTATCGAGATGGTGTCCATGTTTGA